A single Phragmites australis chromosome 4, lpPhrAust1.1, whole genome shotgun sequence DNA region contains:
- the LOC133916958 gene encoding CSC1-like protein At4g35870 — protein sequence MGPAAQPPDAGGGGEPEAWYGSIQYLINISAVGSGFCVLLFLLVKLRFDHRRIPGPSALAAKLLAVYHATAPQIALHCGADAAQFLLFERASFLVLAAVAAAAVAAALPLNLLAGNAAIVDQFAATTISHIPKSSPLLWLHLLLTAAVVAISHLGISRMEDALRITRFRDGNGNPSDPNSSSVAVFTIMIQGIPKTLAADKTPLKDYFEHKYPGKVYRVIVPFDLCTLEYLVEELGKVRNKISWLEARLGTRDLFDDFVHDEAAQTDDHWFVKRCKELWVMTAERFGFTDEERLRKLQTKKLVLGSRLSDYKEGCAPGARIAFVVFKDVYTANKAVRDFRMERKKRPTGRFFPVMELQLERSRWNVERAPPASDIYWNHLGLSKTSLGLRRIAVNTCLILMLLFFSSPLAIISGMQNAARIINVEAMDHAKSWLVWLEGSSWFWTIIFQFLPNVLIFVSMYIIIPSVLSYFSKFECHLTVSGEQRAALLKMVCFFLVNLILLRALVESSLESWILSVGRCYLDSADCKQIEHYLSPSFLSRSSLSSLAFLITCTFLGISFDLLAPIPWIKHIMKKFRKNDMVQLVPEENEDYQMMRNGEETNNLTAPLMPEREDSGLLNGIEGHDLSLYPINRSFHMPKQKFDFAQYYAFDLTIFALTMIYSLFAPLVVPVGAAYFGYRYLVDKYNFLFVYRVRGFPAGNDGKLMDRVLCIMQFCVIFFLAAMLIFFAVQGDSMKLQAICTLGMLVFYKLLPSRSDSFQPSLLEGMQTVNSFVDGPTDYEVFSQPDLDWNLYQS from the coding sequence ATGGGCCCGGCCGCGCAGCCACcggacgccggcggcggcggggaacCGGAGGCGTGGTACGGCAGCATCCAGTACCTCATCAACATCTCCGCCGTGGGGTCCGGCTTCTGCGTGCTGCTGTTTCTCCTCGTCAAGCTCCGCTTCGACCACCGCCGCATCCCGGGGCCCTCCGCGCTCGCCGCCAAGCTCCTCGCCGTCTACCACGCAACCGCCCCGCAGATCGCGCTCCACTGCGGCGCCGACGCCGCGCAGTTCCTCCTCTTCGAGCGCGCCTCCTTCCtcgtcctcgccgccgtcgctgccGCGGCCGTCGCGGCGGCCCTCCCTCTCAACCTACTCGCCGGGAACGCCGCCATCGTCGACCAGTTCGCCGCCACGACCATCTCGCACATCCCCAAGTCCTCCCCGCTCCTATGGCTCCACCTCCTGCTCACCGCGGCCGTCGTCGCCATCTCCCACCTCGGAATCTCCCGCATGGAGGACGCGCTCCGCATCACCCGCTTCCGCGACGGCAACGGCAACCCCAGCGACCCCAACTCCAGCTCCGTCGCCGTCTTCACAATAATGATCCAGGGCATCCCCAAGACGCTAGCCGCAGACAAGACCCCGCTCAAGGACTACTTTGAGCACAAGTACCCTGGCAAGGTCTACCGTGTCATCGTCCCCTTCGATCTCTGCACGTTGGAGTATCTCGTTGAGGAGTTGGGGAAGGTCCGGAATAAGATTTCTTGGCTGGAGGCAAGGTTAGGCACCCGTGACCTGTTTGATGACTTTGTGCATGATGAAGCAGCTCAGACAGATGATCACTGGTTTGTGAAGAGATGCAAGGAGCTGTGGGTGATGACAGCGGAGAGGTTTGGGTTTACTGATGAGGAGAGGTTAAGGAAGTTGCAGACTAAGAAACTTGTGCTTGGTAGCAGGTTGTCGGATTATAAGGAAGGGTGCGCGCCTGGTGCTCGCATAGCTTTTGTGGTGTTTAAGGATGTGTACACAGCAAACAAGGCTGTGAGGGATTTCCGgatggagaggaagaagagaccTACAGGCAGGTTCTTCCCAGTGATGGAACTCCAGCTTGAGAGAAGCCGATGGAATGTGGAGAGGGCACCACCCGCATCAGATATCTACTGGAATCATCTAGGTCTTAGCAAGACATCTCTGGGGTTGAGGCGGATTGCAGTTAACACCTGCCTTATTTTAATGCTCTTGTTCTTCAGTTCACCCTTGGCAATCATCAGTGGGATGCAAAATGCGGCGCGGATCATCAATGTGGAGGCTATGGATCATGCAAAATCATGGCTTGTCTGGCTTGAAGGCTCAAGCTGGTTCTGGACCATAATCTTTCAGTTTCTTCCCAATGTCCTCATTTTTGTGAGCATGTATATTATCATCCCGTCAGTGTTGTCGTACTTTTCCAAGTTTGAGTGTCATCTGACAGTGTCAGGGGAGCAGAGGGCTGCATTGCTGAAGATGGTTTGCTTCTTCCTTGTCAATCTGATTCTGTTGCGTGCCCTGGTGGAATCGTCCCTTGAAAGTTGGATACTTAGCGTGGGGCGATGCTACTTGGATAGTGCAGATTGCAAGCAGATTGAGCATTACTTAAGCCCATCATTTTTGTCAAGATCATCACTTTCTTCCCTGGCGTTCTTAATCACATGTACTTTTCTTGGAATATCTTTTGATCTGTTGGCACCTATCCCTTGGATAAAGCATATAATGAAGAAATTTAGAAAGAATGATATGGTCCAATTGGTGCCTGAAGAAAATGAGGACTACCAAATGATGAGGAACGGTGAAGAAACTAATAATTTGACAGCACCTCTAATGCCTGAGAGAGAAGACAGTGGCCTTCTGAATGGTATTGAGGGGCATGATCTTTCCTTGTACCCAATAAACCGGAGTTTCCACATGCCAAAGCAGAAATTTGACTTTGCACAATACTACGCTTTTGACCTTACAATATTTGCACTCACAATGATCTACTCTCTGTTTGCTCCACTCGTGGTTCCTGTGGGTGCAGCATACTTTGGCTACCGTTACCTTGTGGACAAGTACAATTTCTTGTTTGTGTACAGAGTTCGAGGATTTCCTGCTGGCAATGATGGGAAGCTGATGGACAGAGTGCTGTGCATCATGCAATTCTGCGTTATCTTCTTTCTTGCTGCAATGCTCATCTTCTTCGCTGTTCAGGGTGATTCCATGAAGCTACAGGCTATATGCACTCTTGGGATGTTAGTGTTCTATAAGCTGCTGCCCTCTAGAAGTGATAGCTTCCAGCCATCTTTGTTAGAAGGGATGCAGACAGTGAATAGCTTTGTAGATGGTCCTACGGATTATGAAGTTTTTTCACAACCTGACCTTGATTGGAATCTGTACCAATCCTGA